The proteins below come from a single Vidua chalybeata isolate OUT-0048 chromosome 1, bVidCha1 merged haplotype, whole genome shotgun sequence genomic window:
- the C1H5orf22 gene encoding UPF0489 protein C5orf22 homolog isoform X3 encodes MPADTVYDKEALFSELSIENWIMPAVYAGHISQVVWLHPHWAQQISEGKHSFLIGKDVSTTTIRVTGTDNYFLSDGLYVPADQLENQKPLNLHVILINPTQSSNSHKGNGEVRSAKRLKLNTDDTASATSASSVAPGDFDHFGDNIPSVKEKEIQNAGALNGAETLAEGSASSCLKKSECPIRDIAKDVCQVLQKGDAYVLDIDLDFFSVKNPFKEMYTQTEYELLQELYNFKKPHKNATEEDLLDCVENRVHQLEDLEAAFADLCDSDDEETLQKWASYPGMKPLVQLVHSLKTRMESPDYEMVHQAGLTCDYVELPHHVSTEDEIEGLIQSIRVLLTDLPKPTLVTVARSSLDDYCPSEQVDIIQEKVLNLLHSVYGSLDVHLDYSSPSSS; translated from the exons ATGCCTGCAGACACCGTATATGACAAAGAAGCTCTTTTTAG TGAATTAAGTATTGAAAACTGGATTATGCCCGCTGTTTATGCTGGCCATATTTCTCAAGTAGTGTGGCTTCACCCACACTGGGCTCAGCAGATCTCGGAAGGGAAGCACAGTTTTCTAATTGGGAAAGATGTATCAACAACAACGATCAG GGTTACAGGCACAGACAATTACTTCTTAAGTGATGGTCTTTATGTTCCTGCTGATCAGCTAGAAAACCAGAAGCCTTTAAATTTGCACGTCATTCTCATCAATCCTACTCAATCATCAAACAGCCATAAAGGAAATGGCGAAGTAAGATCTGCTAAAAGACTGAAGCTAAACACAGATGACACAGCAAGTGCCACTTCTGCCTCTTCAGTGGCTCCTGGTGACTTTGATCACTTTGGTGACAACATCCCGAgtgtgaaggaaaaggaaatacaaaatgcaGGTGCCCTAAATGGAGCAGAAACTTTGGCAGAGGGCTCAGCTTCAAGCTGTCTCAAAAAGAGTGAATGCCCAATAAGGGACATTGCTAAAGATGTCTGCCAAGTACTGCAGAAAGGGGATGCGTATGTTTTGGACATCgacttagattttttttcagttaaaaatccatttaaagaAATGTACACACAG acaGAATATGAGCTTTTGCAAGAGTTGTACAATTTCAAGAAGCCACATAAAAATGCAACAGAG GAAGACTTGCTGGATTGTGTTGAAAACCGTGTTCATCAGCTGGAAGATCTGGAAGCAGCATTTGCAGATTTGTGTGACAGTGATGACGAAGAAACCCTACAGAAATGGGCTTCGTATCCTGG AATGAAGCCACTTGTTCAACTAGTTCACAGTTTGAAAACCAGGATGGAAAGCCCAGACTACGAAATG GTCCATCAGGCTGGTCTGACCTGTGATTATGTGGAGCTTCCTCACCATGTTAGTACTGAAGATGAAATCGAAGGCCTCATACAATCCATTAGAGTTCTACTGACAGATCTGCCCAAGCCCACACTGGTGACAGTTGCTCG atcaAGTTTGGATGACTACTGCCCTTCAGAGCAGGTTGACATCATTCAAGAGAAGGTTCTCAATTTACTACATTCAGTGTATGGCTCACTGGATGTGCACTTAGATTACTCAAGCCCTTCATCTTCTTAG
- the C1H5orf22 gene encoding UPF0489 protein C5orf22 homolog isoform X1: MSGAEPGPGDASRPRGASRRHYPALPVWVVEDHQDVLPFIYRAIGSKHLPASNISFVHLDSHPDLLIPVNMPADTVYDKEALFSELSIENWIMPAVYAGHISQVVWLHPHWAQQISEGKHSFLIGKDVSTTTIRVTGTDNYFLSDGLYVPADQLENQKPLNLHVILINPTQSSNSHKGNGEVRSAKRLKLNTDDTASATSASSVAPGDFDHFGDNIPSVKEKEIQNAGALNGAETLAEGSASSCLKKSECPIRDIAKDVCQVLQKGDAYVLDIDLDFFSVKNPFKEMYTQTEYELLQELYNFKKPHKNATEEDLLDCVENRVHQLEDLEAAFADLCDSDDEETLQKWASYPGMKPLVQLVHSLKTRMESPDYEMVHQAGLTCDYVELPHHVSTEDEIEGLIQSIRVLLTDLPKPTLVTVARSSLDDYCPSEQVDIIQEKVLNLLHSVYGSLDVHLDYSSPSSS; the protein is encoded by the exons ATGAGCGGAGCGGAGCCCGGGCCCGGCGATgcctcccggccccgcggggcctCCCGGCGGCATTACCCGGCCCTGCCCGTGTGGGTGGTGGAGGACCACCAGGAC GTGCTGCCTTTCATCTATCGTGCCATTGGTTCAAAGCATCTTCCTGCCAGTAATATCAGTTTTGTTCATCTTGATTCCCATCCAGACCTTCTCATTCCTGTGAATATGCCTGCAGACACCGTATATGACAAAGAAGCTCTTTTTAG TGAATTAAGTATTGAAAACTGGATTATGCCCGCTGTTTATGCTGGCCATATTTCTCAAGTAGTGTGGCTTCACCCACACTGGGCTCAGCAGATCTCGGAAGGGAAGCACAGTTTTCTAATTGGGAAAGATGTATCAACAACAACGATCAG GGTTACAGGCACAGACAATTACTTCTTAAGTGATGGTCTTTATGTTCCTGCTGATCAGCTAGAAAACCAGAAGCCTTTAAATTTGCACGTCATTCTCATCAATCCTACTCAATCATCAAACAGCCATAAAGGAAATGGCGAAGTAAGATCTGCTAAAAGACTGAAGCTAAACACAGATGACACAGCAAGTGCCACTTCTGCCTCTTCAGTGGCTCCTGGTGACTTTGATCACTTTGGTGACAACATCCCGAgtgtgaaggaaaaggaaatacaaaatgcaGGTGCCCTAAATGGAGCAGAAACTTTGGCAGAGGGCTCAGCTTCAAGCTGTCTCAAAAAGAGTGAATGCCCAATAAGGGACATTGCTAAAGATGTCTGCCAAGTACTGCAGAAAGGGGATGCGTATGTTTTGGACATCgacttagattttttttcagttaaaaatccatttaaagaAATGTACACACAG acaGAATATGAGCTTTTGCAAGAGTTGTACAATTTCAAGAAGCCACATAAAAATGCAACAGAG GAAGACTTGCTGGATTGTGTTGAAAACCGTGTTCATCAGCTGGAAGATCTGGAAGCAGCATTTGCAGATTTGTGTGACAGTGATGACGAAGAAACCCTACAGAAATGGGCTTCGTATCCTGG AATGAAGCCACTTGTTCAACTAGTTCACAGTTTGAAAACCAGGATGGAAAGCCCAGACTACGAAATG GTCCATCAGGCTGGTCTGACCTGTGATTATGTGGAGCTTCCTCACCATGTTAGTACTGAAGATGAAATCGAAGGCCTCATACAATCCATTAGAGTTCTACTGACAGATCTGCCCAAGCCCACACTGGTGACAGTTGCTCG atcaAGTTTGGATGACTACTGCCCTTCAGAGCAGGTTGACATCATTCAAGAGAAGGTTCTCAATTTACTACATTCAGTGTATGGCTCACTGGATGTGCACTTAGATTACTCAAGCCCTTCATCTTCTTAG
- the C1H5orf22 gene encoding UPF0489 protein C5orf22 homolog isoform X2: MNSSAQVLPFIYRAIGSKHLPASNISFVHLDSHPDLLIPVNMPADTVYDKEALFSELSIENWIMPAVYAGHISQVVWLHPHWAQQISEGKHSFLIGKDVSTTTIRVTGTDNYFLSDGLYVPADQLENQKPLNLHVILINPTQSSNSHKGNGEVRSAKRLKLNTDDTASATSASSVAPGDFDHFGDNIPSVKEKEIQNAGALNGAETLAEGSASSCLKKSECPIRDIAKDVCQVLQKGDAYVLDIDLDFFSVKNPFKEMYTQTEYELLQELYNFKKPHKNATEEDLLDCVENRVHQLEDLEAAFADLCDSDDEETLQKWASYPGMKPLVQLVHSLKTRMESPDYEMVHQAGLTCDYVELPHHVSTEDEIEGLIQSIRVLLTDLPKPTLVTVARSSLDDYCPSEQVDIIQEKVLNLLHSVYGSLDVHLDYSSPSSS; this comes from the exons ATGAACTCCAGCGCCCAG GTGCTGCCTTTCATCTATCGTGCCATTGGTTCAAAGCATCTTCCTGCCAGTAATATCAGTTTTGTTCATCTTGATTCCCATCCAGACCTTCTCATTCCTGTGAATATGCCTGCAGACACCGTATATGACAAAGAAGCTCTTTTTAG TGAATTAAGTATTGAAAACTGGATTATGCCCGCTGTTTATGCTGGCCATATTTCTCAAGTAGTGTGGCTTCACCCACACTGGGCTCAGCAGATCTCGGAAGGGAAGCACAGTTTTCTAATTGGGAAAGATGTATCAACAACAACGATCAG GGTTACAGGCACAGACAATTACTTCTTAAGTGATGGTCTTTATGTTCCTGCTGATCAGCTAGAAAACCAGAAGCCTTTAAATTTGCACGTCATTCTCATCAATCCTACTCAATCATCAAACAGCCATAAAGGAAATGGCGAAGTAAGATCTGCTAAAAGACTGAAGCTAAACACAGATGACACAGCAAGTGCCACTTCTGCCTCTTCAGTGGCTCCTGGTGACTTTGATCACTTTGGTGACAACATCCCGAgtgtgaaggaaaaggaaatacaaaatgcaGGTGCCCTAAATGGAGCAGAAACTTTGGCAGAGGGCTCAGCTTCAAGCTGTCTCAAAAAGAGTGAATGCCCAATAAGGGACATTGCTAAAGATGTCTGCCAAGTACTGCAGAAAGGGGATGCGTATGTTTTGGACATCgacttagattttttttcagttaaaaatccatttaaagaAATGTACACACAG acaGAATATGAGCTTTTGCAAGAGTTGTACAATTTCAAGAAGCCACATAAAAATGCAACAGAG GAAGACTTGCTGGATTGTGTTGAAAACCGTGTTCATCAGCTGGAAGATCTGGAAGCAGCATTTGCAGATTTGTGTGACAGTGATGACGAAGAAACCCTACAGAAATGGGCTTCGTATCCTGG AATGAAGCCACTTGTTCAACTAGTTCACAGTTTGAAAACCAGGATGGAAAGCCCAGACTACGAAATG GTCCATCAGGCTGGTCTGACCTGTGATTATGTGGAGCTTCCTCACCATGTTAGTACTGAAGATGAAATCGAAGGCCTCATACAATCCATTAGAGTTCTACTGACAGATCTGCCCAAGCCCACACTGGTGACAGTTGCTCG atcaAGTTTGGATGACTACTGCCCTTCAGAGCAGGTTGACATCATTCAAGAGAAGGTTCTCAATTTACTACATTCAGTGTATGGCTCACTGGATGTGCACTTAGATTACTCAAGCCCTTCATCTTCTTAG